Proteins encoded within one genomic window of Spirochaetota bacterium:
- a CDS encoding alginate lyase family protein, giving the protein MNILDKLFINAPRKIFRIIFYRWEYFYYLFLYSRPKLEILPIQKRYLIYGGDDLNEVSENYRKSFPDRVKTKIAEADLICEHIFDLLGSGPVKLSLEGEDYKPINWHIDFKSNYSWSPKIFFRNIRFGHKMGVDVKVPWELSRFQHLNTLGQAYVLTKDRKYVDEFKNQITDWIKHNPIGFGVNWRCTMDIAIRAVNWLVSMEYFISKGILEKDFLNKFYLSIYEHGKFIRNHLEYYSEFTGNHYLSDIVGLFFITVYCPFFKESKLWQEFAIGELCKEIEKQVYPDGCNFEASTTYHRLVLELYFYSELLAVRAGIESPAEYQVRLKKMFEFSLYCLKPNGTIPQIGDNDSGRFLIFCRRPVLEHKYLLTLASIFYRDLEYKLSDFVEFDEEAFWVFGMTGKELYDSIAFTNTPLITKAFHNSGWYIIRHNNDYCFISCGANGQNGIGGHAHNDKLSFELVINGRDVIVDPGTYVYTPFPKERNKFRSTEYHNTIKFDGYEQGELLERDLFYLADGVTINNIQFEEMSDRSIFTGEIKYSDVVHNRTIILYKQSGDCLIKDSILSKKSITATLLFHLSPDLFYDKNYIYTKINNEKIISIETKEHKFEKKEYDYSPEYGLKIKAEYLAVNLQIIEKTHSFHTYIRKIM; this is encoded by the coding sequence ATGAATATTCTGGATAAATTATTTATAAATGCGCCTAGGAAGATATTTCGTATTATCTTTTATAGATGGGAGTATTTCTATTATCTTTTTTTGTATTCTAGACCAAAGTTAGAAATACTGCCCATTCAGAAGCGGTATTTGATATATGGAGGGGACGACCTAAATGAGGTTTCTGAGAATTATCGAAAATCGTTTCCAGATAGGGTGAAAACAAAAATTGCTGAAGCAGATTTGATCTGCGAACATATATTTGATCTTTTAGGGAGTGGTCCTGTAAAGTTAAGCCTTGAAGGTGAGGATTATAAACCAATCAACTGGCATATCGATTTTAAGAGCAACTATTCTTGGAGTCCTAAGATATTTTTCCGAAACATTCGATTTGGTCATAAAATGGGAGTTGATGTGAAGGTTCCATGGGAGTTGTCGCGTTTCCAACATTTGAATACACTGGGTCAGGCATATGTCTTGACCAAAGATAGAAAATATGTGGATGAGTTTAAAAATCAGATTACAGACTGGATAAAACATAATCCGATTGGCTTTGGAGTTAACTGGCGATGCACCATGGATATAGCCATACGAGCGGTAAATTGGCTAGTATCGATGGAGTATTTTATTAGTAAAGGAATACTCGAGAAAGATTTCCTGAATAAGTTTTATCTCAGTATATATGAACATGGAAAATTTATCCGCAATCATTTGGAATATTATTCAGAATTTACAGGTAATCATTACTTATCAGATATAGTTGGATTATTTTTTATTACTGTTTATTGTCCGTTTTTTAAAGAAAGTAAATTGTGGCAAGAATTCGCAATAGGTGAATTATGTAAAGAGATAGAAAAACAGGTTTATCCGGATGGATGCAATTTCGAGGCATCCACCACTTACCATCGTCTTGTGTTAGAATTGTATTTCTATTCAGAGCTGCTTGCTGTACGAGCAGGCATCGAATCCCCTGCTGAATATCAGGTTAGACTAAAGAAAATGTTTGAATTTTCCTTGTACTGCCTAAAACCCAATGGTACAATTCCTCAAATTGGTGATAATGATAGCGGGAGGTTTCTCATATTTTGCAGAAGACCTGTATTGGAGCATAAATATTTGCTAACCTTGGCTTCGATTTTTTATAGGGATTTAGAATATAAACTATCTGATTTTGTTGAATTTGATGAGGAAGCATTCTGGGTTTTTGGCATGACAGGTAAGGAATTATATGATAGCATTGCATTTACGAATACACCTCTCATAACAAAGGCCTTTCACAATTCAGGTTGGTATATTATTCGGCATAATAATGATTATTGTTTTATATCATGTGGCGCAAATGGTCAGAATGGTATTGGTGGACATGCTCATAATGATAAGTTAAGTTTTGAATTAGTAATCAATGGACGTGATGTTATTGTGGATCCAGGTACTTATGTGTATACCCCTTTCCCTAAGGAGAGAAATAAATTTCGCTCTACAGAATATCACAATACAATAAAATTTGATGGTTATGAACAAGGTGAATTATTAGAAAGAGATTTATTCTATCTAGCAGATGGAGTAACGATTAATAACATTCAATTCGAAGAGATGAGTGATAGATCAATCTTTACCGGAGAAATAAAATATTCAGATGTTGTACATAACAGGACAATTATATTATATAAGCAATCAGGTGATTGTTTGATAAAAGATAGTATTCTCTCTAAAAAATCTATTACTGCAACATTATTATTTCATTTATCACCTGATTTGTTTTATGACAAAAATTACATATATACCAAAATAAATAATGAGAAAATTATTTCAATTGAAACCAAAGAACATAAATTTGAAAAAAAGGAATATGACTATTCCCCTGAATATGGTTTAAAGATAAAAGCTGAAT
- a CDS encoding DUF1670 domain-containing protein, with protein sequence MFQFVKYEYGFALGNLALERFCEDVEKLVEEHYSAKVYLKIGQMLRYGVSQDGKPFCGKKISDTKMVSVALTIVSDDDIADFKKGIKLSDFKEEGYVEAF encoded by the coding sequence TTGTTTCAGTTTGTAAAATATGAATATGGTTTTGCGCTTGGTAATTTGGCGTTAGAAAGGTTCTGCGAGGATGTTGAAAAACTTGTAGAGGAGCATTATTCTGCAAAGGTTTATTTAAAGATCGGTCAGATGCTCAGGTATGGAGTAAGTCAAGACGGAAAGCCCTTTTGTGGTAAAAAGATATCGGATACAAAAATGGTTTCAGTAGCATTGACAATTGTATCAGATGATGACATCGCAGATTTTAAAAAAGGGATCAAGCTCAGTGATTTTAAGGAAGAAGGTTATGTGGAGGCTTTTTAA
- a CDS encoding Ig-like domain-containing protein has protein sequence MKNRDLIFAVKMIGMLILGTVLSLFVHTHSWACDIAVVSAAASSNGRPLIWKSRDNSASHEQEIQYFEAVNPDVGGYIMVYDHDEWANINNGTPINPSGGVNEAGFAITCTSVYEDFLPHHEWTNVNTDLNRLALQECVSLDDFEELLSRWHETHPNKVISGNFAVIDAHGGAALYECYTGLFPFFDNHIRYRKYDANSAKDDDGNFIGFVNRTNSNSYIPFNYGEERRWRAYDLMKDMVEGDRLNYRNVMLEVAKDVITSKGDDYDPGPEEDYSTTYCISRAQTRLAFVVDGVTSDDDPRLVTFWCNLGEPSIGVYVPLFPYAKDVSFYVWADDFDDNEDPFDIDDSCLLNRAISDREIYDQLIYDSNTGDYYNGMDDFRINKIELAVVQEWTFPLDDFIVDKTEEFMNNLRDIESRITENNLLDFSDFCAEYAYENYTHASSDYYAWSYSMPWDDVPPTISSTNPDSDAEDVAVDLAITVIFSESINPSTIDNSTFSLNDDSTSIEGVITFMDSKKKMIFKPNSTLEYDTTYSAIITTKAEDLAGNPLQEDYSWIFTTVNESTSHDDSGDEEISLGNDSDNDDNGQGDDTISPLWFLPSDSSSDGCGSPAFASVHYSSNSTVFPGIVTNIWLILFPYSMILFHRIIKRRRKRE, from the coding sequence ATGAAAAATAGAGACTTAATATTTGCTGTAAAAATGATTGGAATGCTAATCCTTGGCACAGTGTTATCTCTCTTTGTTCATACTCACTCATGGGCCTGCGATATTGCAGTTGTTTCGGCTGCAGCGTCATCCAATGGGAGACCCCTTATATGGAAGAGCAGGGACAATTCTGCTTCACATGAGCAAGAAATTCAATATTTTGAGGCTGTAAATCCGGATGTTGGCGGCTACATTATGGTCTATGATCATGATGAGTGGGCAAATATTAATAATGGCACACCTATCAACCCTTCTGGCGGAGTAAATGAAGCGGGTTTTGCGATCACCTGCACATCTGTTTACGAAGATTTTTTGCCACACCATGAGTGGACAAATGTCAATACTGATTTGAATAGGCTAGCCTTGCAGGAATGTGTCAGCTTAGACGATTTTGAGGAATTGTTATCTCGATGGCACGAAACCCATCCCAATAAGGTCATCAGTGGCAACTTTGCGGTTATTGATGCCCATGGCGGAGCAGCATTGTATGAATGCTATACTGGATTATTCCCATTTTTTGATAATCACATCCGTTACAGAAAATATGATGCTAATTCGGCTAAGGATGATGATGGTAATTTTATTGGATTTGTTAATCGTACCAATTCAAATTCCTACATACCCTTTAATTATGGCGAAGAACGGAGATGGCGCGCCTATGATTTGATGAAGGATATGGTTGAGGGCGATAGATTGAACTATCGCAATGTTATGCTGGAAGTAGCCAAAGATGTCATCACAAGCAAGGGTGATGATTATGATCCTGGCCCTGAAGAGGACTATAGCACTACTTACTGTATCAGTCGCGCACAAACACGACTCGCTTTTGTAGTGGATGGCGTAACATCAGATGATGATCCACGACTTGTCACATTTTGGTGTAATCTAGGCGAGCCTTCAATTGGAGTCTATGTTCCGCTCTTCCCATATGCCAAGGATGTTTCATTTTATGTTTGGGCAGATGATTTTGATGACAACGAAGATCCCTTTGATATTGATGACTCTTGTCTCCTGAATAGAGCAATATCAGATCGGGAAATCTATGATCAGCTTATCTATGATAGCAACACAGGCGACTATTATAACGGCATGGATGATTTCAGGATAAATAAAATCGAATTAGCCGTTGTTCAGGAATGGACATTTCCTCTTGATGATTTTATTGTTGATAAAACCGAAGAATTTATGAATAATTTGAGAGATATTGAAAGTCGGATTACAGAGAATAACCTATTGGATTTCTCAGATTTTTGTGCTGAATATGCCTATGAAAACTACACTCATGCATCATCGGACTACTATGCATGGTCTTATAGTATGCCCTGGGATGATGTTCCTCCTACAATTTCCTCAACCAATCCAGATAGTGATGCTGAAGATGTGGCGGTTGACTTGGCTATTACTGTCATATTTAGTGAATCAATTAATCCTTCTACGATTGATAATTCAACGTTCTCCCTCAATGATGATTCAACCTCCATTGAAGGAGTGATAACCTTTATGGATTCAAAGAAAAAAATGATTTTCAAACCCAATTCAACTTTAGAGTATGACACAACCTATAGTGCAATAATAACTACTAAGGCTGAAGATTTGGCTGGAAACCCGCTTCAGGAAGATTATAGCTGGATATTTACAACAGTAAATGAATCAACATCACATGATGATTCGGGAGATGAAGAAATCTCACTAGGTAATGATTCCGATAATGATGACAACGGACAGGGTGATGATACAATCTCTCCATTATGGTTTCTGCCTTCTGATTCATCTTCAGATGGTTGCGGATCGCCAGCATTTGCATCCGTACATTATAGCAGCAACTCTACAGTATTTCCTGGTATAGTAACCAATATTTGGCTTATTCTCTTTCCTTATTCAATGATTCTATTTCATAGGATAATCAAAAGGAGGAGAAAGAGAGAGTAA
- a CDS encoding aminotransferase class I/II-fold pyridoxal phosphate-dependent enzyme, whose amino-acid sequence MERDRLEKRLCCLMSLKHFVLTGYARNGLYLLIKALGWDHNTEIITPAFTCSIIPKTIEKAGVRPIPIDSEEAGLNIDPQKLEKAITMNTKAIYVIHTYGTAARIDEICAIANEHNLIVIEDLAHSLFSYYKGKQLGTYGDFALLSFTKKIINFEGGAIGTNNTTIYENMLSIQNSYTKYRFFTFNDIVNNITRIIGSIWESKFYSIALVLMKMMDISDKVFYNGQYGLDVDSRKFFMHEIAKRITLMQLDSLFIRNKDRKKNSDYVDFIRKFSKVMKFPDLNQNSNDTLPLYNVGIIKKNPLNSFFSFRTWFNNYEFGRYPRADYLYSNLRIFANMFYYIKRG is encoded by the coding sequence ATGGAAAGGGATAGATTAGAAAAGAGGTTGTGCTGTCTCATGTCCTTAAAACACTTTGTTTTGACCGGATATGCAAGAAATGGTTTATATCTATTGATAAAGGCCTTGGGATGGGATCACAATACTGAAATTATTACTCCTGCCTTTACATGTTCAATAATCCCCAAAACGATTGAGAAAGCAGGCGTTAGACCTATCCCTATTGATTCTGAGGAGGCAGGTCTGAATATTGATCCACAAAAGCTTGAGAAAGCAATCACAATGAACACTAAGGCTATTTATGTTATACACACCTATGGCACAGCAGCAAGAATAGATGAAATTTGTGCCATTGCTAATGAGCATAATTTAATTGTGATAGAGGATCTGGCTCATTCACTTTTTTCCTATTATAAGGGAAAACAATTGGGAACCTATGGAGATTTTGCATTATTAAGTTTCACAAAGAAGATTATCAATTTTGAAGGCGGTGCAATCGGGACAAACAATACTACTATATATGAGAATATGCTATCTATACAAAATAGTTATACAAAATATCGATTTTTTACTTTTAATGATATAGTAAACAATATCACAAGAATAATAGGTTCAATATGGGAATCTAAATTTTACTCTATAGCGCTAGTTTTAATGAAAATGATGGATATATCCGATAAAGTCTTTTACAATGGGCAATATGGATTGGATGTTGATTCAAGGAAATTCTTTATGCATGAAATAGCAAAAAGAATAACACTTATGCAACTTGATTCTCTATTCATTAGGAACAAAGATAGAAAAAAGAATAGCGACTATGTAGACTTTATTAGGAAGTTTTCGAAAGTGATGAAATTCCCTGACTTGAATCAGAACTCGAATGACACACTACCATTATATAATGTTGGAATTATAAAAAAAAATCCTTTGAATTCTTTTTTTTCTTTCAGAACCTGGTTCAATAATTATGAATTTGGGAGATACCCAAGAGCCGATTATTTATACTCAAACTTGAGAATATTTGCTAATATGTTCTATTATATCAAAAGAGGTTAA
- a CDS encoding class I adenylate-forming enzyme family protein: MAYLVHHFLEESSEKYPYKEALLQGNNATSYRELDIMTNRFANLLIEKGLEKGEPVLIVMENSLESVISYYAILKAGGVSIEVSDKSTIDEVSYFILDSGARFCVLSKASARRLKGIDIPVVIGPDIEFANPTGLFIQWKSILDMPDSNPNVTIGDNDLAAIVYTSGSTGKPKGVMLSHRNLYANTTSIVSYLNIGESDRMMVVLPFYYVYGKTLLNTHFQAGGSIVINNRFAFPNSVVEEMIKTEVTGFAGVPSTFAILMNRSIFPKKEIPSLRYVTQAGGAMAPALAKRVKDSIGKASLFVMYGATEASARLTYLPPERLNDKLGSIGIAIPDVEVTIRDKDGKMLSTGKVGNICATGDNIMLGYWKDKEETDKALKSWGLVTGDLGYMDDEGFIFLTGRKKDMLKVGGERISIKEIEEVIIESQIVHEVAVMSRPDEFLYEVPEAFIVPMDSDRFELDSLKAFINKKLAIHKHPKHWNIVDSLPKKPSGKIEKNLLR; encoded by the coding sequence ATGGCGTATCTAGTCCATCATTTTCTTGAAGAGTCCTCAGAAAAATATCCCTACAAGGAAGCTCTATTGCAAGGGAACAACGCTACGAGTTATAGAGAACTTGACATCATGACAAATAGGTTTGCGAACCTATTGATTGAAAAGGGATTAGAAAAGGGAGAACCTGTTTTAATAGTAATGGAGAATTCTCTTGAATCGGTAATCAGTTATTACGCTATCCTAAAGGCGGGTGGTGTTAGCATCGAAGTCTCTGATAAATCAACTATTGATGAGGTCTCTTATTTTATTTTGGACTCAGGCGCTCGTTTCTGTGTACTATCTAAGGCAAGCGCTCGAAGGCTGAAGGGAATAGATATTCCAGTAGTGATAGGCCCAGATATAGAATTCGCTAATCCCACTGGTCTGTTTATTCAATGGAAGAGTATCCTTGATATGCCTGATTCAAATCCTAATGTAACGATAGGTGACAACGATCTCGCTGCTATAGTCTACACATCTGGGAGCACAGGCAAGCCTAAAGGTGTAATGCTATCGCATAGGAATCTATACGCTAATACAACATCAATCGTCTCTTATCTTAACATAGGTGAGTCAGATAGGATGATGGTAGTGCTTCCTTTCTATTATGTGTATGGTAAGACGCTACTCAATACCCACTTCCAAGCTGGAGGTTCTATAGTAATTAATAATCGTTTCGCATTCCCCAATTCAGTAGTCGAAGAGATGATAAAGACGGAAGTAACTGGCTTTGCTGGAGTCCCATCTACCTTTGCCATACTAATGAACAGGTCAATATTTCCAAAGAAGGAGATCCCCTCACTTCGTTATGTTACCCAGGCAGGTGGAGCAATGGCTCCTGCTCTCGCTAAACGTGTAAAGGATAGCATTGGCAAGGCATCCCTGTTTGTAATGTATGGCGCTACAGAGGCCTCAGCAAGACTCACCTACCTCCCACCTGAGAGGTTAAATGATAAACTTGGATCAATTGGTATTGCAATTCCAGATGTTGAGGTTACCATTAGAGATAAAGATGGGAAGATGCTCTCTACTGGCAAGGTTGGGAACATATGCGCAACTGGTGATAATATTATGCTGGGATATTGGAAGGATAAGGAGGAGACTGATAAGGCCCTTAAATCCTGGGGACTAGTGACTGGAGATCTTGGCTATATGGATGATGAAGGTTTTATATTCCTTACTGGAAGGAAAAAGGATATGCTAAAGGTTGGCGGAGAAAGGATCTCCATAAAGGAAATAGAGGAAGTGATAATTGAATCACAAATAGTGCATGAAGTGGCTGTTATGAGTAGACCTGATGAATTCCTCTATGAAGTACCAGAAGCCTTTATTGTCCCCATGGATAGCGATAGATTTGAACTGGATTCGCTGAAGGCATTCATTAATAAGAAGTTAGCTATTCATAAGCACCCCAAACATTGGAATATTGTGGATTCTCTTCCCAAGAAACCGTCAGGAAAGATTGAAAAAAATTTATTAAGATAG
- a CDS encoding VOC family protein, whose amino-acid sequence MIVIESINHVCLTVANLDRSIQFYTDLFDFEVVEKIDNSQEAFIRIGDILIGLYEDEEFTGQRSNKKCISFYIDEEDFEDALEELKDNDIPIVYGPENIRNGKTLIFMDPDGNHIELSYPKIYS is encoded by the coding sequence ATGATAGTAATAGAGAGTATTAATCATGTGTGTCTAACAGTTGCTAATCTTGACAGATCAATACAATTTTATACAGATTTATTTGATTTTGAAGTAGTTGAAAAAATTGATAATTCACAAGAAGCCTTCATTAGGATAGGGGATATACTAATTGGATTATACGAAGATGAGGAGTTTACAGGACAGAGAAGCAACAAGAAATGTATTAGTTTTTATATTGATGAAGAGGATTTTGAAGATGCTCTGGAAGAATTAAAAGATAACGATATTCCAATAGTATATGGACCGGAGAATATTAGAAATGGTAAAACACTAATATTTATGGATCCGGATGGGAATCATATTGAATTATCTTATCCAAAGATATACTCATGA
- the eda gene encoding bifunctional 4-hydroxy-2-oxoglutarate aldolase/2-dehydro-3-deoxy-phosphogluconate aldolase, whose product MNILEVFGENKIIPVAILNNEDEAIKTAEVLLQNSIKIIEIALRTDNAFRCIEKLNQRFPELIVGAGSVLSKDALTRAVDAGVKFGVAPCLDLDVMDHASNINIDFIPGISTPSELNLSLKLGSKLIKLFPASPLGGVKYIKAIISPFKMMDFSLFPTGGINENNILDFIQTDRVIACGLTYIVDSSLISKGDYDEVYKRIIKLKDTLSI is encoded by the coding sequence ATGAACATATTAGAGGTTTTTGGTGAAAATAAAATTATTCCAGTAGCTATTTTAAATAATGAAGATGAAGCAATTAAGACAGCAGAGGTTTTATTACAAAATTCAATAAAAATTATAGAAATTGCCCTTAGAACAGATAATGCCTTTAGATGCATTGAAAAGCTTAATCAACGTTTCCCAGAGTTGATTGTTGGCGCCGGAAGCGTTTTATCGAAGGATGCGTTAACGAGAGCAGTTGACGCAGGTGTAAAATTTGGAGTTGCTCCTTGTTTGGATTTGGATGTAATGGATCATGCCTCTAATATCAATATCGATTTTATCCCCGGAATTTCAACCCCATCTGAACTAAACCTGTCCCTAAAATTAGGAAGTAAACTTATTAAATTATTTCCCGCTTCCCCCCTTGGTGGAGTCAAATATATTAAAGCAATTATATCTCCATTTAAGATGATGGATTTCTCTCTTTTCCCAACTGGAGGTATAAATGAAAACAACATCTTAGATTTCATCCAAACAGATAGGGTAATTGCCTGCGGCTTGACATATATTGTGGATAGCAGTTTAATCTCCAAAGGGGATTATGATGAAGTGTATAAGAGAATAATCAAGTTAAAGGATACTCTATCAATTTAA
- the wecC gene encoding UDP-N-acetyl-D-mannosamine dehydrogenase, with the protein MKKDIKVVIMGLGYIGLPTAALIASKKICVHGVDVEENVIETINQGKIHIIEPDLDGLVNNVVGNGFLIADTTPINADVFLIAVPTPLNDNFEPDISYVESAIKRIIPYLRKGNLVIIESTCPIGTTSKMSEIIFSNMPELRNNINIAYCPERVLPGQVIYELTHNDRIIGGLDEKSAKVAMSFYNIFVKGDLHTTNAKTAEMCKLVENAYRDVNIAFVNELSIIADKAHINIWELIDLASKHPRVDIMQPGCGVGGHCIAVDPWFLISDFKDDSKIIKTAREININKTEWVLAKIVEKLSKFDKTRVVVACMGLAYKPDIDDLRESSALKICRKLISEDYNVLTVEPNIDALDGFELVDYEEALERADVIIFLVKHREFRNYTLVPDKVVLDFCGVVK; encoded by the coding sequence ATGAAAAAAGATATTAAAGTAGTAATAATGGGATTAGGATATATTGGATTGCCTACCGCAGCACTAATTGCAAGTAAAAAGATATGCGTCCATGGTGTTGATGTTGAGGAAAATGTTATTGAGACAATAAACCAGGGGAAGATTCATATTATTGAGCCTGATTTAGATGGTTTGGTCAATAATGTTGTAGGGAATGGCTTTTTAATAGCTGACACTACACCTATTAATGCAGATGTATTTCTAATTGCTGTGCCAACGCCCCTGAATGATAATTTTGAACCGGATATCTCTTATGTTGAATCAGCGATAAAAAGGATTATTCCATATTTGAGGAAGGGGAATCTAGTTATAATCGAGTCGACATGTCCAATTGGGACTACGAGCAAGATGTCAGAAATAATCTTTTCTAATATGCCAGAGTTAAGGAATAATATAAATATTGCCTATTGTCCTGAAAGGGTTTTGCCTGGACAAGTGATTTATGAACTCACCCATAATGATAGGATTATCGGTGGGCTGGATGAAAAATCAGCAAAAGTAGCAATGTCATTTTATAATATATTTGTTAAAGGAGACCTACATACAACTAATGCTAAAACCGCAGAGATGTGTAAGCTTGTTGAAAATGCCTACAGAGATGTCAATATTGCATTTGTTAATGAGTTATCCATTATTGCTGATAAGGCCCATATAAATATCTGGGAACTCATTGATCTAGCCAGTAAGCATCCAAGGGTAGATATAATGCAGCCAGGATGTGGAGTTGGGGGCCATTGCATAGCTGTTGACCCATGGTTTCTTATTTCGGATTTCAAAGATGATTCAAAGATAATAAAAACAGCAAGAGAAATCAATATTAACAAAACAGAATGGGTTTTAGCAAAAATTGTGGAGAAATTATCTAAGTTTGATAAGACTAGAGTTGTCGTCGCTTGCATGGGTCTTGCATACAAGCCTGATATTGATGACCTAAGAGAATCGTCAGCGCTAAAGATATGTAGGAAGTTGATAAGTGAAGATTATAATGTTTTGACTGTAGAGCCAAATATTGATGCCCTAGATGGGTTTGAACTTGTTGATTATGAAGAAGCCCTTGAAAGGGCGGATGTTATTATATTTTTAGTGAAACATAGGGAGTTCAGGAATTATACCTTGGTTCCTGATAAGGTCGTTTTGGATTTCTGTGGGGTTGTGAAGTGA
- the wecB gene encoding UDP-N-acetylglucosamine 2-epimerase (non-hydrolyzing): protein MKTLFIFGTRPEAIKLTPLVKEIQKNNDDFENRVCVTAQHRGMLDQVLDFFQIKPDYDLDIMKQGQSLIDVTVNSLKGLQKVLDDYSPDLLFVQGDTTTVLTGALAGFYYRIKVAHIEAGLRSGNIYSPFPEEVNRILASHLSEYHFAPTERAKKNLSNEGINKNVWVVGNTVIDALFMGLEIIKKHDKGLYVNHFDFIDFSNRIILVTGHRRESFGKPFEEICYSLKEIAETNNNVEIVYPVHLNPNVREPVNRILSGIEKIHLIEPLDYPHLIWLMNKSYFVLTDSGGIQEEAPSLGKPVLVMRDVTERIEGIDAGTALLVGTEKQKIVNESLKLLNNKKAYDSMAKAINPYGDGTSSKKIVQIINKTQHLLH from the coding sequence ATGAAAACCCTGTTTATTTTTGGGACACGACCTGAGGCCATTAAGTTGACTCCCTTAGTTAAAGAAATCCAGAAAAATAATGATGATTTTGAAAATAGGGTGTGTGTTACAGCGCAGCATAGGGGAATGCTTGATCAGGTTCTGGATTTTTTTCAAATAAAACCTGATTATGATCTTGATATAATGAAGCAGGGACAATCCCTTATTGACGTTACTGTTAATTCACTAAAAGGACTTCAAAAAGTGCTTGATGATTATAGTCCAGATTTGCTTTTTGTGCAGGGAGACACTACAACTGTTTTAACAGGGGCCTTAGCTGGTTTTTATTATAGAATAAAGGTTGCTCATATTGAGGCTGGACTGAGGAGTGGAAATATATATTCTCCATTTCCAGAAGAGGTTAACAGGATTTTGGCAAGTCATCTTTCAGAATACCATTTTGCTCCTACTGAGAGGGCAAAAAAGAACCTTAGCAATGAAGGAATAAATAAAAATGTATGGGTGGTTGGCAATACTGTGATCGATGCGTTATTTATGGGACTAGAAATAATAAAAAAACATGACAAGGGACTTTATGTTAATCATTTCGATTTTATTGATTTTTCTAATAGAATAATCCTGGTTACTGGACATAGAAGGGAGAGCTTTGGGAAACCCTTTGAGGAGATATGTTATTCTCTAAAAGAGATAGCGGAAACAAACAATAATGTTGAGATCGTTTATCCTGTTCATTTGAATCCCAATGTTAGGGAGCCGGTAAATAGGATACTAAGTGGAATCGAAAAAATACATCTTATTGAGCCGTTAGATTATCCCCATTTAATATGGTTGATGAATAAATCATATTTTGTCCTTACAGACTCGGGTGGTATTCAGGAGGAAGCTCCATCGTTAGGGAAGCCAGTTTTAGTAATGAGGGATGTGACAGAAAGGATTGAAGGGATAGATGCTGGCACTGCCCTGCTCGTTGGTACAGAGAAGCAAAAAATTGTTAATGAATCCCTGAAGTTATTGAATAATAAAAAAGCGTATGATTCGATGGCTAAAGCGATAAATCCATATGGTGATGGAACAAGTAGTAAAAAAATTGTGCAGATAATAAATAAAACCCAACATCTCTTGCATTGA